Within Spinacia oleracea cultivar Varoflay chromosome 4, BTI_SOV_V1, whole genome shotgun sequence, the genomic segment GGTTCTTGAGAGGGGTTTGAAGTTGATTTGCTGAAGACGGACTTGCTGCATGTTCGATACCGGCTAAAAGGGAGGCTACGACTGATGGAGCTCTCTTCAGTTTATCTCCTTTTTGGCGAACCCACAAGATCCTTTGATTCCTTGAGAAACACAGGACACGACATgactttagaacttggacttcccaaCACATGACATGGTATGCATGCagatgaatgagacctagactgactctaagtgccactccgaagattcgagATTTTGGACATTGTACTTGCATTGCTATGGGAAGTTCCAACCCTttcgaatttgaacttgtatcggAATTTACATCCCTTCGGAAATATTTCAGAGGAATTCAACCCATTTGACTTTATACTTGtatcgggatttgcaacccgttggaaatgtttgtagaggagcttcattcttttgtattAAGTGAAGGCTACATAAGATTTTAGAAATATTTAagagggagtttcaacccaacaatagaacttggaatattttaggggaatttcaacccaacaatagaacttggaatattttcagggaatttcaacccgacattggaacttggaatattttaggggaatttcaacccgacaatagaacttggaatattttaagggggatttcaacccgacaatagaacttggaatattttaggggaatttcaacccaacaataaaacttggaatattttaggggaatttcaacccgtggggaaattgaatttgtattatctctagggattttcaacccgttggaagtgttttttggaatttgtatggggtttgattatttcaagggattttcaacccattggaaatgttttggaattatttcaagggattttcaacccattggaggagattgaattttgtattatttctagggattttgaacccattggaaatgttttttggattttgtattatttctagggattttcaacccaatataaatgttttttggattttgtattatttctagggattttcaacccattagaaatgttttttggattttgtattatttctagggatttccAACCCATTAGAGGTGTTTTgggattatttcaagggattttaaacccattggaaatgttcttgaaattgaatttgaaacttgagttTGATTTGGAAGTTGAATTTGGAATTCAACAAGGGAAGTTCTTTGTTTTTATAGAAGATGAGACCTTGaagatttgaatttgaaatatgACGGTTTCAaaatttttgaacttgaaaacccGACATTTTGCCGCCGTGGGTTTGGGGCATAGGAAACTGGGATTTGAGAAATTGGAATTTGAAAATCCgacattacgccatcatggatttggacaTTTGAGCTTGGGATTTTAAACATAGGACTTGGAATGGGAGGCTTTTGTTGCACAAAAAACAACTCTAGATGCAGTGGTAAATTTTCAAACAATCTACCTACGTACtttataaatttattgtttACATTTTGCATTGAAGTTGACATGTATACTTTGTAGGCAAAGCGCCAAAAGTGTTCAAATTAtgcaaagaagaaaaaacataCTCATCGGCTAGGTCCCGAGACTTATGAAGAAAAGAGGAAGAGATGGAAAGAAAAAGGATTATACCCCAACGGTGGCAACACCCGTGCCAATGATTGGTGGTGTTCGATGCATAGTCTCGACAAAAATGGGAAATATGTAATTGTTAATCCCGAAACAAAAGAGGCTTGTGATAAACTAGTAAGTAAATGGAGTGATAttcaataatttgaattaatatatatatatatatatatattatacatTTTGTCTACCTTTGTATTAATGTAACAATCACTTTCTATATTGTTTTCATAAAATAGGTTGAATATCAACAAGCATGTGCCGAAGGCAAGGTTTCTTCAGTTTTAAACAAGGATCCCTTGTACATGACTCTTGGACCTGACCCTTCCGGGCATCCAAGAGGTTTCGGAGGGGTACGTGTTGGCTTGAAAAAGGCGTATGGTGAAGAATATCGCAAGCCCACCAACTCAAACTTCAGTGCATCTTCAACAGCTTCAGATACAGCTTCGATGAGAGAAGAACTGAAGAAGGAGATAACTGAGGCAATCCTACAACAGATGGGCCTACAAAGCTTGGAGTTGCCCCGCCGTAGCCCTTTGGATTCATCAAGCCAACCAATTCTTGACCTTCAACCACCTAATGAAGGTCAAGAACCTACTGGATTTCAACCACCTGCTAGAGTTCAGCCGTCTACTGGAGTTCAACCAATGCTTGAAGTTCAACCAATGCTTGGAGTTCAACCAATGCTTGAATTAAAGGTGAGCTGAATTCTGGAGTTTAATTCCGTAATGTTCTTATATAAATTTTGGAGTTTTAATTCATTCAATAACGTGATGGCTAAATTTTTACTTATTGCATATCCTGATGGTTGAATGTTAGGAGGAGACGCCTTGCGAACTACTACACCCGGGACAATCAAATGGTGATAAATTGTATGTGGTGGCCGATGCGAATGCACAACCACAAAGTGACCGACCACTAGTCCACTTCAAGCAAGTCCCGAGTGGTTATTATGCGGTCAGCCCATACAATGTTCATGAAGACTATTTGGATTGGATACTTCCGGTGCCCAACAATTTCCTCCATACTTTGGCCGATGCCTCCGGTTCTTATGTACTATGGCCATTTGCATGGGTGAAGTTTTCAGACGAGGTGTTTTGTGTTTCTAATTCCACGCCTTTCTATTTTGCATAACATTTCCTATATGTTTCAATAAACAAGTTTTTTCATAATCTCTTGGTTTTTGTAAATTAACCTTACAGATCATCAAGAAACTAAAAGCGCCACCAATGAAAGCTAAACAAAAGAAACCACCAACTCAAGCTAGCAAAGATGGTCAACGATCAATGGAGTTGATTGCAAAAGGAAGTTCACAAGGCAAGAGTCAAAACTCCAAACTTAAATCATCGAAAGGTCCAGTTTCTCATGCAAATTTACTTGTGGAATCAAATGTTTTTGACTCTCTTAGTAAGCCGTGCAAATGGTTGCATAGTCTTGTTAGTGAGTTACCGGATGGTAATGCTATTGGAGTTCAGATGGACATGtcattattccactttttcgagcatggcactgaaggaaataatgcccttggtccaagtatgcattctatgataagtctaataaatgcggttcagtattaattaacaagttaataattcagtgagatcaagtgagctgaatgcctagctagaggccgcttcagttcaagtggaattaatgatattaatccacagcttactcttgactgaacccgtagggtcacacaaatagtacgtaaacggatcaagtatttaatggcattaaatactctatctatggatattcggaatcgacggatcttggtttcagtgggagctgagatcgtcacaggcaagaaatgaatactccggaaacgatgatattaccggaaacggaaatatggatcgtatcggaaatataaatattatccaagtcgtagatgttgccggaaacggaaacatggtacgtatcggaaaatattatcggaaatggaaatattaccagaatcggaaatattgccggaaacggaaatattgtcagaatcggaaatattaccggaatcggaaaataattccggaaacggaaatattaaatatttgttcgaaacggaaattaattccggaatcggaaatgttaaatattgttcgtatcggaaatgaattccggaatcggaaatttaatcggaagcgtatcgtacgaataagcatcggacgaggcctgccggacgagggcccagcacgaagccaggccatcgcccagcaagccaagcgcgccacacaaacagccacgccaggcccagcgcaaggccaggcccagcgcaaggccaggcccagcaggccgtggcagcgcgcacagcgcgcgcagcgcgcgcgggtgcttgcgtgggcttgtggctcgcgcaggcctcgctgcgtgggctgctgctcgcacgcacgcatgggcggcccatcgaggctgccgtgtgtgtgtgcgtaagtgtttttgttcgtgcacgtttcctaaaacgtgcagagttcggttaatgattaaattcctaattctatttgataaattaattaaattagagttcttgtaggattctaggtttaattaatttgtatctgaataggattccaattccctttccataaccctataaatatgtggcctgggttcacaatttataacgagtttcaaagtattcaaagtgagttttttgagagaaaaattcagccacacatcttgctcaaaagtgccgaaaattctagtaccttaagggcgattctagttggtcaatcttaaggcggatccggacgtgctgtggactatctacggagggacgacacttggagtcctaaagacttgttcttgttcggttcgggcgcagctagggagggcacgcaacaaagagtatgcatctaaattatgctatatgattatgtgtaaataatatgtaatcctgggataatggttgtttccgcatgatttatgtaatatcatatgtatcataacctaacagtggtatcacgagccccttattattttcataatctaaattgcatgaacatggttaaatattacaaatttgcaagaattaaaaggggtgattaattttcgtaattgttaattaattgcaaattgcgtttatttaattatatgtacgcagtttttcggcagtttcttcattactcatccgaattgagtgatttttgtgtcaattccgcatgtaaaaggcattctaaaattttgacaaaattaatatttttctgccgaacccagaattctcaaattcgaagcctaactatgacttttcgaaggttttagtttttcgaatgcaaaatttcgtaaatttaagatgttaaattgaatatttgcgattcttgttgataaatcttgaatttttgattgacctactgcatatgtttaacaagtttgaatgcctagtcttgttaattatgcaatctaatttgtaattatgattaatttgttgaaaattagaataatttagaattaatttgattttcataattaattgtaatttaattagaaacctatgattaaaaaccaccataaaaattgtaaatttatgataaattttaaatttttatgacctagacttgaatccataacaatcggaaatcaattggataataaattttcgatttttcgccctaaaattatgaaattgataatatttattaatttgtcattaattttataaattttaaattttttatgcaattcgttcatataacttgcacgcacaaagcaatggacgcttcgtgttacccttaaggggtgttgtataatgcgggcatgcgacgacgagcaagggagctcgtcgcccgtgcggcacgaatgcaatgagcaagggcgtagtgcacgagcacaaggcagcagccctgccttgtgtcgtgggccacgagcaatggacgaatgggcatgggcgaagggcgagccaaggcagtcgcgtgtgggcagcaagcgagctgcgccacaacgcgcactgcctcgcgcaagagcgcgcagcctcgcgcgcagcgagcgcaagctcgcgtgccacgagcgctgcgcccagcgttgctcgcgcgcacagcgagcgatgtcgcgcgcccagcgagcgatgtcgcgcgcacagcgagcgatgtagcgcgcccagcgagcgatggctcacgcgcactgcgagcgatggctcgcgtgcgacgagcgctggcgcgcgcgcagcaagcaccacagcgtgcgatggcttgcgatggagatgcagcagctatgcgacgagcgcatgggctgcgcgcacatggccagcgatggctgtgtgcgtgcggcccatgggcgtgcaatgcgtagggtgtttgcgttacgattagatcgttttgaatgtttaatttgaaaatttcagttcacgtaattttaattaattttaaaattaataatttaaattattttcttggattttaattttgaatattgtaattataataaatgttatttaattattttactaaaattaaaatcatgaattaatttaaatacgactgaaattaaattaaactttttggattcaattataaatttatatgagctttaaattttaattaaatttgtatgtttccggtcagactag encodes:
- the LOC110776607 gene encoding uncharacterized protein, whose protein sequence is MTDLEWEAFVAQKTTLDAVAKRQKCSNYAKKKKHTHRLGPETYEEKRKRWKEKGLYPNGGNTRANDWWCSMHSLDKNGKYVIVNPETKEACDKLVEYQQACAEGKVSSVLNKDPLYMTLGPDPSGHPRGFGGVRVGLKKAYGEEYRKPTNSNFSASSTASDTASMREELKKEITEAILQQMGLQSLELPRRSPLDSSSQPILDLQPPNEGQEPTGFQPPARVQPSTGVQPMLEVQPMLGVQPMLELKEETPCELLHPGQSNGDKLYVVADANAQPQSDRPLVHFKQVPSGYYAVSPYNVHEDYLDWILPVPNNFLHTLADASGSYVLWPFAWVKFSDEIIKKLKAPPMKAKQKKPPTQASKDGQRSMELIAKGSSQGKSQNSKLKSSKGPVSHANLLVESNVFDSLSKPCKWLHSLVSELPDGNAIGVQMDMSLQFDDFSSDSHIGWSDPQSISGASFMNNRAESVDENECQKKRTSSMEIS